DNA from Cryomorphaceae bacterium:
ATCGAACCAGCGACACAAGGATTTTCAGTCCTTTGCTCTACCAACTGAGCTATGGCACCTTTGAATCGGTCGGCAAAAATAGAAATTATTCTGATTGGCAAACGATATCTTTGCAGACAGATTTTTTTTCATGTCGGCAAACATCATCATTGACTGGGGCAACACCCTCGTAAAACTGGCACGTTTTGAGCAGGGAGGGCTCGTAGAACACATGCAGCTACCCGGTCCCTCATACAAGGTTATTTCCGACTGGATTGGGCATCCCGCGCGCTGCAAGATGCTGTTATGCACTGTTTCATCAAAAAGCAATGAGGTGGAGAAGCAGTTGCAACAGGAAGCGCTGTTTTTTCTGAAACTCTCTCATCAAACTCCCGTCCCGCTCCAGACGCGATACCTCACCCCCGAAACCCTTGGTTACGATCGGCTTGCTAATGCTGTGGCGGCCTGGCGGCTTAGGAAACCCGACCATCACGCCCTGGCCATTGACGCGGGCACATGTCTGAAATATGATTTTGTGCATTCCGAAAAAGGCTACCTGGGGGGCGCCATCTCGCCGGGCCTGCGCATGCGCTACCGCGCTTTGCACGATCAAACCGATGCTTTGCCCCTGCTTACCGAAGCTCAAAGGACTCCTTTAACCGGCCAAAGCACATATGAAAGCATGCATTCGGGCGTTGTTAACGGTATGCTGGCCGAGATTCGCCAAATCATTCGACAGTACCGCGCAGAATACCCCGAATGTTCTGTTTTTCTCACAGGCGGCGATGCATCCCTTTTTGAAGAGGAGCTAAAAAATCACATCTTTGCACACCCATTTTTAACGCTTACAGGCCTACATGACATACTCGAGTTCAATCAGAACCGCTAAGTCCGTATTTTTTCTGCTCGCCATCATGCTTTGTGGGCAGTGGGCCTGGGCACAAAGCACCTCTATTTCACCCTACTCCAGATTTGGTCTTGGTGAAATTCACGACGGAACCCAAACCGAGCAGTTCTCAATGGCGGGCCTGAGCATTCCCGTACTCGATCCTTTTGCATTCAATGCGGCCAACCCTGCCACTTATCATCACATAGCCAAGCCGATTTTTTCGGTAGGAATGCGATACCAGATCATGAGTCTGCACACTGAAAACCAGTCGCAGATGAACCAAAACCACGTCATCAATAATCTGGCGGTGGCGTTTCCCCTTGCCAACAAGCGCTGGGGGCTTGCAGCAGGTGTTATGCCATTCAGCTCAATGGGATACAGCATAGTAGATGAGAGTCCTATTCCGGAATCGAACGAATCTGCCCGAATGGAGTACACCGGGGTGGGTGGTTTGAGCAGGGCTTATCTCGGAAACTCCTATCGCCTGTTCGAAAAGGAAGACACGTTAGGAAACAAATCGAGTTTGTCTGTAGGTGCCAATGTGAGCTATATTTTTGGTAATCTGGACGAAACCAGAAAACTGATCTTCCCTTTTGGAGGATTTGGATACAACTTTCGCGCTCAAAACCGCATTCGCGTTGATGACCTCGGTTTTGATTTTGGATTGATGTACGCCTTCCACCTGCGCAAAATGACTGAAAAAGATCGGAGTTTTATCCGAATGAACATAGGACTTACCTACCGTTTACCGATAAACCTCAATACACGCGGCTCTATGCTCGCCGAGACCTTCACTGTTGGCGCGACCACCGGCGCAGAGAATGCCAAGGACACAGTATATTACAATGATTACGGCAGCGGAACCACCTATGTGCCTGCTTCTTATGGCGTGGGCGTAGGTCTCGATATGGTAAACCGCAAAAGCCAGAAATGGTTTTTTGGCCTGGAATACCGCACCGAATTGTGGTCTGAAAGCAGCAGGAACATTGGGGATGTAGTCTTTACAGATGAAATGGGCAACAGCCAACGGGTTGTTTTTGGTATGGACCTGATGCCCAACTACCGCGCAAGCCGGAAGGTGCTCGAAAAAACCCGCTACCGGATGGGTGTTCGATACGAACAATTGAGCTTAATCCTTCAGGATCAACAACTGGAGGCCTATGGCATAAGTTTTGGAGTTGGTATCCCGATTTCATTGAAAAGGCCGCAGACACCTTCAACCTTCAACATTGGAGTTGAAATGGGCCGCAGAGGAACCACCGCTGATAATTTGCTTCGCGAAGACTATGTGATGATTTCTTTCGGCCTTACCCTGATGCCACACTTTAGAAACAACTGGTTTGTACAGAG
Protein-coding regions in this window:
- a CDS encoding type III pantothenate kinase, producing MANDIFADRFFFMSANIIIDWGNTLVKLARFEQGGLVEHMQLPGPSYKVISDWIGHPARCKMLLCTVSSKSNEVEKQLQQEALFFLKLSHQTPVPLQTRYLTPETLGYDRLANAVAAWRLRKPDHHALAIDAGTCLKYDFVHSEKGYLGGAISPGLRMRYRALHDQTDALPLLTEAQRTPLTGQSTYESMHSGVVNGMLAEIRQIIRQYRAEYPECSVFLTGGDASLFEEELKNHIFAHPFLTLTGLHDILEFNQNR